GTCGGTTTTCAAGACCGGTGCATTAAACCACTCTGCCACGCTTCCATGGCCGCCATCATATAAATAAATTGCCGAATTAGCAATAAAATTTAGCAAAACTTGTGTAAAAACCGGTTTATTCAGCTAAAAATCAGCCGGAAAGAATAAGTTGAATAAAGATAAAAACTCAGTAGGACGAAACAATAAATAAAGTCAGCAGCAACGAATCAATTGGCGCTTTGAGATGCCGTATTTCTCTTCGTCTATATCCCTTCATTCCTGCGACAGAAATTTAAGCAGCTATAAAAAAACCCAGCCTGTAGACTGGGTTTTTGAATTTGGCGGAAGCGGTGAGATTCGAACTCACGGAGGACTCACACCCTCGTCGGTTTTCAAGACCGGTGCATTAAACCGCTCTGCCACGCTTCCATGGCCGTCATCATATAAATAAAAATCGCCCTTGGCAAATATTTTTATAATTTCCCTGCATCAACTGAACAAAATAAAATCAATTCTATTAATTTGCTGAATTTTCTGGCTTTTCATAATCAATCGAGTTGATATACCAAAGCTTCTTACCTGACGGTGTAATAACCTCGATTTCGTCATCCACCTGCTTGCCCAACAAGGCACGTGCCATAGGAGACTCAATCGAAATATGCTGTGGATGATGATCATAAATTTCATCGACCCCGACGATCCGCAAATTCTTTTGTTCACCCTGTTCATTTTCAATTTCAACCCAGGCTCCAAAATAGACTTTTCCTTCCTGTTCAGGTGAAAAATCAATAATTTTTAGCTCTTCTAAACGCTTACCCAGATAACGCACTCGACGGTCAATCTTGCGTAACAACTGCTTGTTGTACTGGTAATCGGCGTTCTCTGAACGGTCGCCCAGACTGGCCGCCCAGTTTACCTTTTTGGTAATTTCCGGACGTTCTTCATGCCACAGATTCTTAAGTTCTGCCACTAATTTATCGTGTCCGCCACGGGTGATCAGGTTTGATTTCATTGCGCTTAACTAAGTTAATTTGCTCATTATTGACAACTCATCAGCTTATTTTATTCACCATTTTAGGGCAAGCTTAATTTTAAAAAAAATTCCCTAATAAATTTAACCACTTAAATTACATTTCAAAAATAAATCACCTACAAAATTTGACAATCATTTTTTACATCATTACTATGCACCCATCTTTTGAAATTGATCACTTTTTACTCTATGTAGTTTTTCTACACAATCCCTTGTAATTCTCTTGTCATTCTGAATGACGTCATGACTGCCCAACCCTTATTGAATTTATCAAACTTTTAAAAGTTTCAGGCTGTGTTACCTGTAATTTTTAGGGCATAAATTACTAGTAGCGGAGACAACATGCACAGTAGTTCAACCACTGGGTCTACGAGGCTTTGCCTAAGATCTTTTATTTCTTCTCTCCCCGTTAAAGCACTTGTATTAAGCACTGTATTTATTCCTTTTCACAGCCTGAATGCAAGCAACACTGCCTTGCAGTATGACCAGGTAGTCAACAGTCAGCAGCTGACCGTTGTGGCGGTCAAAAATCCGAGTACCGTCTTTCAGGATGGTGAACATCTGCATGGGTTTGGTTATGACCTGGTGCGTAGCTATGCCAACAACCTGAATGTCAAGCTGGACTTTAAAATTGTTCCTGACAATGCCACTGCCCTGTTATGGGTGGCTAAAGGAAAAGCCAATCTGGCGATGACCACATCAGATATACAGGCTATTGAAAAGCAACGCTTAACTGGGTTCTCTGCGACCTGTGGAGATCAGTATAGCCTGTCCAGCAACGGCCTGAATACCAATCTGAATCTGGTCTTTAAGTCAGCGAATGATCCACTCAGCCAAACAGCAAGCGCTTTTGTCTGTCGCGGCAAACAAAGTGGTGTCATTAAACAGCTGGCTTCTTTTTATAACCGCAATGTGGTACAGCAAGAGTCCTGGAATACCATTCAGCGTGATTTAAGCAATCGCCTGCCCATCTACCAGGCCAGCTTTAAGCAGACAGCCAAACAATATGACCTGGACTGGCATTTACTGGCAGCCATTGGTTATCAGGAATCCTATCTTAAACCGAACTCAGTTTCACCAACGGGTGTACGCGGCCTGATGATGCTGACCAATAGTACAGCCAAAGCAATGGGCGTCAGCAACCGCACCGATCCACTGCAAAGCATCCAGGGTGGTGCCAAGTACTATGACCAGATGCTGGATCGCTACGAGCATATTCCTTATCCAGACCGGAACTGGTTTGCGCTGGTGGCTTATAATATGGGTCCAGGTGCCGTCAATCAGCTGCAAAAGCGGATTCAGGCCCAAGGCAAGAATCCAAATAACTGGGTGAACTTATATGCCTATCTGGATCAGAACAAAGCCAATAATGGCCGTTACCGTCAGGCAGTACAATATGTGACGCGTATCCGTGCTTATTTAGAGCATATCAAGACCACGCCACAGCTGGTAAATATCTAAATATCCCGTATTTAAAACTGGCAGACATAAAAAAAGCTTACCTTCGGGTAAGCTTTTTTGGTTTATACGAGCGTTCAGCGAGAATTATGCTGTCGTATTTTCAAGCACTTTTTTGAACAGGTCTTTTTGCGCCTGACTTGGTTTTGCAGTTTGCAGCGCCATTAATTGCGACATATCGCCCTGTACTTTAATTTTACCTGTCATGAAGGCTTGCATTGCGGCAGCCATATCAAATTCCAGGAAGACTTTACGTAAGGTCTCTGCATCCATATTTAAGGTTGTTTTCGCATTTGAAGACAGACCTTTTTTGATCACGCCACCATCTAAAGATAATTCAGTATTACCTGTTGTATCCGCAACCACCAAATTAATTGCAAGGTTTGCCAAAGCGGGTGGCAAATCCAGATTACCCGCTTGTGCAGTCAATGTATCTACAGTTGAAAACCAATCATCAGATAAAAAAACAGGCATGATCTTTCCTCAATTTATTTGTTCATTTGTGTCGACTATCCAGACGACATCAGGGTGAGCATTTATGCTAGTACCTTGTTATAACATGATCATTGTGGCAATGGCTAACAAATTTTGTACGCACCGTTCAATTTTTGTAGTTCTGGTTTTAAGTTATTTTTCAGCAACTCGAGTGTTGACTCTTCCCCGAGAGGCAACGACACATATTTTTGAGCTGATCTAAAATATAAGGCAGGAAATTGCATCATTTTCAAGCAATGACATCTAATGCTAGAGCAGCAAAATATACTTTTTCCCTTGCGCTTTCAATAAAGCAAGGTTGGTCATTTCTTATATAGTTAGAAGACCCTCATAATTTATAGCGTCATTCTTTTATAAGGGGTCAACAACGCAGACATCAGCCCGAAAGCTGATGCCTGCTTTTTAGTCTTAGTCTAAGGCAAAGCCAAGATTGACCATATTGATACGGCGGTTCTCACCTTCAACAGCCTCTTCAGTCGAACAGCTGCCTTTAAAATCAAATTCGCGTTGGCTGTCCAGCACTTCAAAATCAAATAGCTCGCGATCTGCCAGCTGAGATGGCGATACGTTTTGCAGGGCACCAAAAATGCTGTGCAAACGTTTAGGATGCGCTTTATCCCAGTCACGCAGCATGTCATTAATAATGGCACGTTGCAGATTGTCCTGCGAACCACACAGGTTGCATGGAATAATCGGGAACTGGCGCATTTCTGCATATTTGATAATGTCTTTTTCTTCCACATAAGCCAGCGGACGAATCAGGATGTTCTTTTTGTCAGAAGACAACAGCTTCGGCGGCATGGCTTTCAGGCTGCCACCATGGAACAGGTTCAGGAAGAAAGTCGCCAGAATATCATCACGATGATGGCCCAGCGCCACTTTGGTGGCCCCGATTTCCTGAGCAAAGCCATACAGTGAACCACGGCGTAAGCGTGAACAGACTGCACAATAGGTCTTGCCTTCAGGTGTCAGCTTTTTAGTGATGCTATAGGTATCTTTTTCCAGGATGTAATACGGAATGTTATTTTCTTCTAAATAACGTGGCAGAACATCTTCAGGAAAACCTGGCTGTTTCTGGTCCAAATTTACCGCCACCACATCAAAGTTGATCGGTGCAATGCGCTTGAACTGAAGCAGGATATCTAACAAGGTATAACTGTCTTTACCACCAGAAATACACACCATGACCTTATCGCCGTCTTCAATCATCTTGAAGTCGCGAATGGCATGTCCGACCTGGCGGCGAAGCTTCTTCAACAAACGGTAGTAAGCAGAGCTGGTTGGCGGTTCAGGTTTGAAATTAAATCCTTGCTCGGGTTCAACTGGCGAGTACATAGACGAGACTAACCCATAAATAAAAATACCGCGCAATTTTAGCCGATTCGGGTGCATATCGCATCAAAAGAATTTAATTTCCTGCAAATGTCATGCTAGCTTCATGTTGATGCTTTATTTAAATAGCTAGGCCGAAACTTTTGCGTTCATTTTTCCAGCAAAGTGCTTATCTTTTACACTTTTCCACAGTTGTCCACAAAAGCTGTGGATAACTTTGTGGATTGAAAATGACTTGACAACTTGTCCGCCTCCAAATTTAAGGCTTCCCCTTAAATTGATCACTTATTGATCAATTTATTTTTTCATAAAAAACAATGTCTTACCCCTGTCAAGCCTAGGCTTTTAAATTAAATAAAAATTTTTTTTGATGAATAAACTCTCAAACAGATCTTGCATTTACAAACTCGTTTAGAAATAAAGCACAGAATACTGTTCATTCCGTAATTTTTTGTTAAACTCACCCCTGAACTTTACTCGCTTATTATCTGTCAAATATAAACAATGAAAATAAAGCTATCTTGGTTGGGGTGTCATCTGATTAGTGCAGTAGTCTGCCTGCAGAGCAGTCAACTTGCCTCTGCCGGTGAAACGATCTATCAATTGCGTGACAGCAATGGCAGTACCTTATTGACCAATAAAAAGAGCCGTTATAATCATTTACAGGTCGAAAAGAAGACCTACTATCCAGACAGTAATATTCACAGTTATAGCAACTGGGGCAACAGCGAAGCTGCTGTTTTACCAAGCTATAGTAAAAATAAAGATGCTTTTGATGCCATTATCCGTCAGGCAGCACAGACCCATGGTATTTCCGAAGGTCTGATTAAAGCGGTGATGCATACCGAATCCGGTTTTAATGTGCATGCACGTTCTCCGGTTGGAGCACAAGGCCTGATGCAACTGATGCCAGCTACGGCACGCCGCTTTAATGTCAGCAATGCGTATGATCCGCACCAGAATATTATGGCAGGTGCCAAATACCTGGCTTGGCTGATGAAACGTTTTAATGGCAATACCACGCTGGCATTGGCCGGCTATAATGCCGGTGAAGGCAATGTCGCCAAATATAAGGGCGTCCCTCCCTTCCGTGAAACTCAGGACTATGTTCGCCGGGTAACGAGCCGTTATCAGAATTTATATAGTAATGGTGTCCATGTTTCACAGGCCAGTTATTCCGCTTCTGCCGATCAGGGCCGGGTGATTGCCAGTTCAGCCCACTATACTACGCCTGCGACCAATACAGCCCCAATGCAGGCTGCTGCTCAATATCAACGTCAGGTGATTGTGAATGCCGATGGCAGCTATACCGATGCTCCGATAGGCTCTTATGCCACCGCAAATGCTTCAGCAGCAGCAAAAATCTATTTGAGTGATTAATAATAAAGATTTTTTTGCTCGAAAATGGCCTGTAATTCAGGCTAAACTCCTGCTAACTTTTTGTAGCTGATTGCGAATTTTTTCTTGAATTTTTAATAATTCCACCTCATATTGAGTTCAATGATTTTATTTGCTAATCAGATTATTTTTCTATAATAAGAGGATTTCTCAATGATGCGGATTGGTTTGTTCTTGCTAACCAACCTCGCGGTACTGGTTGTAGCTGGCATTATTCTGTCACTCTTCGGTGTCGGTAGTTACCATGGCGCGGGTGGCTTGAATCTAGGCAACCTGTTAGTCATCTGTTTTGTGTTTGGTATGGTAGGTTCCCTAATTTCCCTGTTCATGTCTAAATGGATGGCGAAAAAGACCACAGGTACTGAACTGATTGACCCGAATGCGCCACGTAATCAGGCAGAAGCATGGTTACTTCAAGAAGTTGCGCAACTGTCTCAACGTGCTGGTATTAAAATGCCAGAAGTCGGAATTTTCCCGTCTTATCAGTCGAATGCCTTTGCAACTGGCTGGAACAAGAATGATGCGCTGGTATCAGTATCGACAGGCTTGCTGGAACGCATGAACAAAGACGAACTACGTGCAGTGCTGGCGCATGAAATCGGTCACGTTGCCAATGGCGATATGGTCACACTTGCGCTCATCCAGGGTGTAGTGAACGCGTTCGTGATGTTCTTTGCTCGTGTGGCAGGTGATTTCATCGACCGTACTTTCTTTGGCCGTGAAGAAGGCGAAGCTCCAGGGATTGGTTATTTTGTCATTACCATCGTTCTGGATATTGTCTTTGGTATTCTGGCTTCTGCCATCGTGTTGTGGTTCTCGCGCTATCGCGAATACCGCGCTGATGAAGCGGGTGCACGTCTTGCAGGCAAGCAGGCCATGATTTCAGCCTTATTACGTTTACAGGCCGAATCAGAAATGCCGGATGCGATGCCAAAAGAGATGAAGGCCTTTGCCATTGCTGAAGGTCAGTCTCAGGGTTTCAGTCTTGCAGCTCTCTTCCAGACGCACCCGACAATTGAACAGCGTGTCGCGGCCCTACAACAGCTTGATTGTCCTTAATCAACCGGTTGTTCCTGATTTAAAAAAAGTCTGCATCTGCAGGCTTTTTTCTGGCGTTTTAAAGTGCGTTGATTCATATCTTAAAGCTTTGGAGTTTAGCTGCTCATCCATTGATACAATACAAAACTCCCCCATCCAATGAGACCAGTCAGCAAAATCAAGAATAAAGCCCCCAGCAGATCAGGAATATGAATCCACACCCAGGCCACCACAGGATTGCGCCAGAACCTGGACTGCTGCTGTTTACGCTCCAGACTTTCATGTAAAAAAGGATGCACCACATGATCGTCGCTAAGGATCTGATATTCCTGCCTGATATGATCATGCACAACATCTAATGCCTTACGGCTAGGGCGTATGAAAATATCAAAGATGGTGCCCACTACTGGAATAAAGCCGACCACGGCATCCAGTACAGCCAGTTTCATGACCGGATTTAACTTGCTGCGCGGTACACCAACCTGCCTGGCTTTATAGATGGCATAACAGGTCAAGACAAATCCGGCTAGATCGCCCGCGACTGGAATTGTACTCAAGGCAGCATCTGCTCCTACGCCCTGTTTGGTAAATGGAATCCTGACCAGGGAATCCATCAGATTGGCGAATTTGGCCAGATCCCGTTCCAGACGGATGACTTCCTGTTGGGTCAAGACTTTCTTGCTG
The nucleotide sequence above comes from Acinetobacter sp. 10FS3-1. Encoded proteins:
- the greB gene encoding transcription elongation factor GreB, translated to MKSNLITRGGHDKLVAELKNLWHEERPEITKKVNWAASLGDRSENADYQYNKQLLRKIDRRVRYLGKRLEELKIIDFSPEQEGKVYFGAWVEIENEQGEQKNLRIVGVDEIYDHHPQHISIESPMARALLGKQVDDEIEVITPSGKKLWYINSIDYEKPENSAN
- the htpX gene encoding protease HtpX — protein: MMRIGLFLLTNLAVLVVAGIILSLFGVGSYHGAGGLNLGNLLVICFVFGMVGSLISLFMSKWMAKKTTGTELIDPNAPRNQAEAWLLQEVAQLSQRAGIKMPEVGIFPSYQSNAFATGWNKNDALVSVSTGLLERMNKDELRAVLAHEIGHVANGDMVTLALIQGVVNAFVMFFARVAGDFIDRTFFGREEGEAPGIGYFVITIVLDIVFGILASAIVLWFSRYREYRADEAGARLAGKQAMISALLRLQAESEMPDAMPKEMKAFAIAEGQSQGFSLAALFQTHPTIEQRVAALQQLDCP
- the ttcA gene encoding tRNA 2-thiocytidine(32) synthetase TtcA produces the protein MYSPVEPEQGFNFKPEPPTSSAYYRLLKKLRRQVGHAIRDFKMIEDGDKVMVCISGGKDSYTLLDILLQFKRIAPINFDVVAVNLDQKQPGFPEDVLPRYLEENNIPYYILEKDTYSITKKLTPEGKTYCAVCSRLRRGSLYGFAQEIGATKVALGHHRDDILATFFLNLFHGGSLKAMPPKLLSSDKKNILIRPLAYVEEKDIIKYAEMRQFPIIPCNLCGSQDNLQRAIINDMLRDWDKAHPKRLHSIFGALQNVSPSQLADRELFDFEVLDSQREFDFKGSCSTEEAVEGENRRINMVNLGFALD
- a CDS encoding DUF4112 domain-containing protein, whose protein sequence is MSDSDSKKVLTQQEVIRLERDLAKFANLMDSLVRIPFTKQGVGADAALSTIPVAGDLAGFVLTCYAIYKARQVGVPRSKLNPVMKLAVLDAVVGFIPVVGTIFDIFIRPSRKALDVVHDHIRQEYQILSDDHVVHPFLHESLERKQQQSRFWRNPVVAWVWIHIPDLLGALFLILLTGLIGWGSFVLYQWMSS
- a CDS encoding lytic transglycosylase domain-containing protein — its product is MKIKLSWLGCHLISAVVCLQSSQLASAGETIYQLRDSNGSTLLTNKKSRYNHLQVEKKTYYPDSNIHSYSNWGNSEAAVLPSYSKNKDAFDAIIRQAAQTHGISEGLIKAVMHTESGFNVHARSPVGAQGLMQLMPATARRFNVSNAYDPHQNIMAGAKYLAWLMKRFNGNTTLALAGYNAGEGNVAKYKGVPPFRETQDYVRRVTSRYQNLYSNGVHVSQASYSASADQGRVIASSAHYTTPATNTAPMQAAAQYQRQVIVNADGSYTDAPIGSYATANASAAAKIYLSD
- a CDS encoding transglycosylase SLT domain-containing protein, which codes for MHSSSTTGSTRLCLRSFISSLPVKALVLSTVFIPFHSLNASNTALQYDQVVNSQQLTVVAVKNPSTVFQDGEHLHGFGYDLVRSYANNLNVKLDFKIVPDNATALLWVAKGKANLAMTTSDIQAIEKQRLTGFSATCGDQYSLSSNGLNTNLNLVFKSANDPLSQTASAFVCRGKQSGVIKQLASFYNRNVVQQESWNTIQRDLSNRLPIYQASFKQTAKQYDLDWHLLAAIGYQESYLKPNSVSPTGVRGLMMLTNSTAKAMGVSNRTDPLQSIQGGAKYYDQMLDRYEHIPYPDRNWFALVAYNMGPGAVNQLQKRIQAQGKNPNNWVNLYAYLDQNKANNGRYRQAVQYVTRIRAYLEHIKTTPQLVNI
- a CDS encoding SCP2 sterol-binding domain-containing protein, which translates into the protein MPVFLSDDWFSTVDTLTAQAGNLDLPPALANLAINLVVADTTGNTELSLDGGVIKKGLSSNAKTTLNMDAETLRKVFLEFDMAAAMQAFMTGKIKVQGDMSQLMALQTAKPSQAQKDLFKKVLENTTA